Within the Porphyromonadaceae bacterium W3.11 genome, the region CTTTTACGGATAATCAGCGACCTCCTGTAACTTATCCTTGTGTACTTATTGATATATCTGTAGATAGGGCAACAGCCGTAACAGAAACTCTACAGGAGTGCCAGGGTACAATTACCTTAACCATTGCTGATAACCGCCCATCACGCACAAGTGCCAACACAACTCCAGCACCCTCCTTAGAAGAGTACGACCTCATTGCAGATATATACACTGCTCTCCAAGGCTATACAGGCATTGAAGAAGACTTTACACCGCTCAACCGTACTCGCCAAGAACGTGTCAGAAGCTCTGCAGGTCTCTTCTTATACCGCATGACATTTACAACTTCTTTCATAGACTTATCCAACCAGCCGTAAGGCTATCATCTGCAGACAATCTACTGTGGAGGGTGCTTTGTAGCATCCTCCTCTTCTTTGCCATCGCTGTACTCATACATTCGATGTGCTCTTAGGTATTCCTCAGTATCTTGAATAACCTCCTTAATTTTGTAGATGACTACCTCTTTGTATGTATTGAAGCTAGTAATCAACTCTGCATTGCCTTCTTGTGTGTTCGCTTTTCTTTCCATACTGCAAACCTACACAAAACAAAAAAGAGAGGTGTGCGTGCCTCTCTTCAAAAATCAATCGTTTTACTTCTCAAATGTTAAAACAAAAACATTTCGTTTTACTTCAGCGAACATTTCGTTTTACCGATTATACTTGTAATCAGATTTATATGTTTTTACAGGTGCACCACCAATAGAGATCTTTTCCGTATAATTTAAAGTTGTAGTTGGGGTATCAAATCTAATATTTTTACCGCCATTATACTCTGGGACAATTCCACACCACTCATCCTGAGATGGGATGTGGTACGTTTGTCCATTGACAGTAAATTCTTTATCTATTCCAAACTTTGCCATCGCATCGTTCCAATTAAAGTAGCCACTCATATTATTGGCATGCGAAGTTGTGAATCCAGTCCCATCACTATTAACATTATAATCAGCTACATAGTCAATAGCTAAAATAGGGCGTTTTACTGGTGCTGGGGTCTCACCTTTCTTTTTAGGAATAACAAAGGTCTTTCCCTCATATACAATGGTAATATTGTCATCATCTTCTGTAATGGTAAGATCAACAGAAGCGTCAGAACCAACAGCTTTAACTGAATTACCATTAGTATCCTTGACTAGTGTCCAACTCTTACCATTATCAATACTAACTTCCCAATACCCATCAGTATTGACGCGAAGCTTAGGTGTTACTCCTGATGTACCATTCTTACCTTCGGCTTTAATCTTCATACCATTAGCATCTAGAATAAACTTTCCATCGATAGTCCAATAAAGAACGCCTTCAAATTCAGTTACGCCAATATTTGGTGAAGTGCCGTCATTACCATTTTTCAATGTAATAGAAGAGCCATCACTCATAACTAAAACATAGCCAGTCCCATCATCTA harbors:
- a CDS encoding PL29 family lyase N-terminal domain-containing protein, with translation MNKNNLLALLLLPLVLLVSCTNLDDINRRLDEHESRLQSLESLVKNANTSINNLQKLLDAHSQQLTISSYTPLDDGTGYVLVMSDGSSITLKNGNDGTSPNIGVTEFEGVLYWTIDGKFILDANGMKIKAEGKNGTSGVTPKLRVNTDGYWEVSIDNGKSWTLVKDTNGNSVKAVGSDASVDLTITEDDDNITIVYEGKTFVIPKKKGETPAPVKRPILAIDYVADYNVNSDGTGFTTSHANNMSGYFNWNDAMAKFGIDKEFTVNGQTYHIPSQDEWCGIVPEYNGGKNIRFDTPTTTLNYTEKISIGGAPVKTYKSDYKYNR